The following are encoded in a window of Alosa sapidissima isolate fAloSap1 chromosome 10, fAloSap1.pri, whole genome shotgun sequence genomic DNA:
- the LOC121720755 gene encoding cysteine-rich venom protein latisemin → MFMLTVWTLTVLQMCTACSLPNICTDSSAVQEEIVNAHNAFRRAVKPTASNMLKMSWNQTVADSAQQWVDKCEMRHGPSSSRLIEGYELGENLFKTGGSNTWTEVVSAWHSEEENYQYPTGSHNGQPIGHYTQVVWYSSYQVGCGVAKCGSSYFYGCHYYRAGNFYTGGQGIPPYTEGEPCSACPDSCEDKLCTNPCPYINKFINCPALKLLAGCTNTYVRAFCSALCLCQTEIVPLAKK, encoded by the exons ATGTTCATGCTAACAGTCTGGACCCTGACAGTGCTTCAGATGTGCACTGCTTGCAGTCTG CCAA ACATCTGCACAGACAGTTCCGCTGTTCAGGAGGAGATTGTGAATGCACACAATGCCTTCAGGAGGGCAGTGAAGCCAACAGCAAGCAACATGCTGAAAATG AGCTGGAACCAGACGGTGGCAGATTCAGCCCAGCAGTGGGTGGACAAATGCGAGATGCGGCATGGCCCATCGAGCTCCCGTCTGATTGAAG GCTACGAACTTGGGGAGAACTTATTCAAAACTGGAGGTTCTAACACTTGGACTGAAGTGGTGAGTGCTTGGCACAGCGAAGAGGAAAACTACCAATACCCCACTGGATCACACAATGGACAACCTATTGGCCATTACACTCAG GTTGTATGGTACAGCTCCTATCAGGTGGGCTGCGGTGTAGCCAAATGTGGCAGCTCCTATTTCTACGGCTGCCATTACTACAGAGC AGGAAACTTCTACACAGGAGGGCAGGGTATTCCACCATACACTGAAGGAGAGCCTTGTTCTGCCTGCCCAGACTCTTGTGAGGACAAGCTGTGCA CTAATCCTTGTCCATACATTAACAAATTCATCAACTGCCCAGCCTTGAAATTACTTGCAGGGTGCACCAACACCTATGTGAGGGCCTTCTGTTCCGCTCTGTGCCTATGCCAGACAGAGATTGTCCCTTTAGCAAAAAAATAA